A portion of the Ferrimonas lipolytica genome contains these proteins:
- a CDS encoding precorrin-8X methylmutase: protein MKQLTAQGQQIERDSFGQIDLEIERDHGGHNFTHEEWAVVRRVIHSSGDFEFADLFCFSEDAAERGIAAIRNGANIVTDVNMIVTGLSDRRMAQFGNSAHCLISEPQVIEAAVASGKTRAIEAAHQAAKAGLLDGAIIGIGNAPTALFEFIRMAQAGEIKPALIIGLPVGFVRADESKQVLMDSGLEHISCRGRKGGSTLVVAALHALMVEAAK from the coding sequence ATGAAACAGCTAACGGCTCAAGGCCAGCAGATTGAGCGTGACTCTTTTGGTCAGATTGATCTGGAGATCGAACGCGACCACGGTGGTCACAACTTCACTCACGAAGAGTGGGCGGTGGTTCGTCGGGTAATCCATAGTAGCGGTGACTTTGAGTTTGCTGATCTGTTTTGCTTTAGCGAAGACGCTGCTGAGCGCGGTATCGCTGCTATTCGCAATGGTGCCAACATCGTTACCGACGTCAATATGATTGTTACCGGCCTTAGCGACCGCCGTATGGCCCAGTTTGGTAACAGCGCCCACTGTTTAATCAGCGAGCCACAAGTGATTGAAGCGGCGGTTGCCAGCGGTAAAACCCGTGCTATCGAAGCGGCTCATCAGGCGGCCAAAGCCGGGCTATTAGACGGTGCCATCATCGGCATTGGTAACGCACCAACGGCGTTATTCGAGTTTATCCGTATGGCTCAAGCTGGCGAGATTAAACCGGCGTTGATCATCGGCTTACCGGTTGGCTTTGTCCGTGCGGATGAATCTAAGCAGGTTCTGATGGACAGCGGCTTAGAACACATTAGCTGCCGTGGCCGTAAAGGTGGCAGCACCTTGGTGGTTGCGGCATTGCACGCGCTCATGGTTGAGGCAGCGAAATGA
- the cbiE gene encoding precorrin-6y C5,15-methyltransferase (decarboxylating) subunit CbiE: protein MSGKLFLIGIGADGCPSLTSRAINAVAESEVLAGTEEQLAFFPQFAGQKVKLSMPIDAWVIELMEQAEDRFVSVLASGDPMFFGIGQTLVRQVIPCDVEVIPNSSCVQLACARLYLPCNEVDIVSLHGQVNAAKVPGLVARMQHANLLAVLTDKTNTPVAIANYLVEFGELDWRVAVCEDLGSCDEKITEFSPKELAAGDAGQFSNRNILLLQRHGQPRWHGCKGHRPDDEYLKRMPKSGLITKAPVRAVAVANLCLQQDSVVWDIGAGSGSVGIEAAKIAYRAPVFAIECTPQCWPQIEANRVLQKVDNLRLVQAKAPEGLAALPAPDAVFCGGSRGQLDELLPLVWRRLRSGGRMVFSAVTLETVAELSQLAKKHQLSAQMLLIQTSQERAIGPYVSYQANNPIHLFIFEKPEF, encoded by the coding sequence ATGAGCGGCAAACTGTTTCTAATCGGTATTGGCGCCGATGGCTGTCCCAGCCTCACCAGTCGCGCTATCAATGCGGTGGCAGAATCTGAGGTGCTGGCAGGTACCGAAGAGCAGTTGGCGTTCTTCCCGCAATTTGCCGGTCAGAAAGTGAAGTTGTCGATGCCGATCGACGCGTGGGTCATTGAGCTGATGGAACAAGCTGAGGACCGTTTTGTCTCGGTATTAGCCAGCGGCGATCCGATGTTTTTCGGCATTGGCCAAACCTTGGTTCGTCAGGTTATCCCATGCGACGTTGAGGTAATTCCTAACTCCAGCTGTGTTCAGTTGGCCTGTGCGCGCCTGTATTTACCCTGTAACGAGGTCGATATTGTGTCGCTGCATGGCCAGGTCAACGCTGCCAAGGTACCCGGTCTCGTCGCACGAATGCAGCACGCTAATCTGTTGGCGGTGCTGACCGACAAAACCAATACCCCAGTTGCCATTGCTAATTACTTGGTTGAGTTCGGTGAACTCGATTGGCGCGTTGCGGTTTGTGAGGATCTCGGCAGTTGTGATGAAAAGATCACTGAGTTCAGTCCGAAGGAGCTTGCTGCTGGCGACGCAGGGCAGTTTTCGAATCGTAATATTCTGCTGTTACAACGCCACGGCCAACCTAGGTGGCACGGTTGTAAAGGCCATCGCCCAGACGACGAATATCTTAAACGCATGCCCAAGAGCGGCTTGATCACCAAGGCGCCAGTGCGCGCTGTTGCCGTTGCAAACCTGTGTTTGCAGCAAGACTCCGTTGTTTGGGATATCGGCGCTGGCTCCGGCTCCGTTGGCATTGAGGCCGCTAAGATTGCTTATCGCGCGCCGGTGTTTGCGATTGAATGCACCCCGCAATGTTGGCCACAGATTGAGGCCAACCGAGTGTTACAAAAAGTGGACAACCTGCGGCTGGTTCAAGCCAAGGCACCCGAGGGCTTAGCGGCGCTACCTGCACCCGATGCGGTTTTTTGTGGTGGCTCCCGTGGTCAACTCGATGAGCTATTGCCACTGGTGTGGCGTCGTCTGCGATCTGGCGGCCGAATGGTATTTAGCGCGGTGACACTGGAAACCGTAGCTGAGCTGTCGCAACTGGCCAAAAAACATCAATTATCAGCGCAGATGTTGTTGATCCAAACCTCTCAAGAGCGGGCGATAGGCCCGTATGTTAGCTACCAAGCCAACAATCCAATTCATCTATTTATTTTTGAAAAACCGGAATTCTAA
- the cobI gene encoding precorrin-2 C(20)-methyltransferase gives MTKIGKLYAIGVGPGASDLMTLRAARLLRETDVVAVPEKTLGKQDSFAWAIATGAVAAKEIQGETLFLHFPMSRDVSITVPAWQRAAAAIIERLQQGLDVAFITEGDPSVFSTWAYLQEELAESLPQVEVEIVPGVSSITAVPAATGVPLADGEERFCVVPATYGIEMLPRLMEEFDTIILIKAGRMVEPLIELLEPMDMLHCARYVSYASGDNQEVYEDLRQVPQEHRYFAMVQLSIRGRKGRLRHGKAA, from the coding sequence ATGACTAAAATCGGAAAATTATACGCAATCGGCGTCGGCCCTGGTGCCAGCGATCTGATGACTCTGCGCGCGGCTCGTTTGTTGCGCGAAACCGACGTAGTCGCGGTTCCTGAGAAAACCTTAGGCAAGCAAGACTCCTTCGCTTGGGCGATTGCTACTGGCGCTGTCGCAGCCAAAGAGATCCAAGGTGAAACCCTGTTCCTGCATTTCCCGATGAGCCGCGATGTCTCTATTACCGTGCCGGCATGGCAACGGGCTGCTGCAGCCATCATTGAGCGCCTACAGCAGGGCTTAGATGTGGCCTTCATTACTGAAGGTGACCCTTCGGTATTCAGTACTTGGGCTTATTTGCAGGAAGAGTTGGCAGAAAGCTTGCCACAGGTTGAGGTTGAGATTGTACCTGGGGTGTCCTCCATTACCGCGGTACCAGCAGCAACCGGTGTACCACTGGCTGATGGCGAAGAGCGTTTCTGCGTTGTGCCTGCGACCTACGGTATTGAGATGCTGCCACGGCTGATGGAAGAGTTTGACACCATCATCCTGATTAAAGCAGGCCGCATGGTTGAACCGTTGATTGAGCTATTAGAGCCCATGGATATGTTGCATTGCGCCCGCTATGTATCGTACGCCAGCGGTGACAACCAAGAGGTGTACGAGGATCTGCGCCAAGTACCGCAAGAACATCGCTACTTTGCCATGGTGCAGCTGTCTATTCGCGGCCGTAAAGGTCGTCTACGCCACGGTAAGGCTGCCTAA
- a CDS encoding cobalt-precorrin 5A hydrolase, with translation MSLAIHAITRNGTQLAEQLMAALPPAHGFAMYPQEGGAASTITGSFKAHFGAIFNDFGAHLCICSVGIMTRVLADLATNKRDDPAVICMDEQGQFVVPVLSGHRGGANAWAMRIAEVVGGQAVITTASDASATLAVDLLGAAYGWQLDPCCEDDITAVSAAVVNNQPVYFEQTSGHRQWWPHQKPWPTHWLSSADGATARVVISHSTDTPAFAGPTVIWRPSVLDLGIGCDRNTPQHVIAAAVTAFCQQHQLSPLSIRRINSIDLKADEVGLIGYAKQIGVPFRCYHKQQLANVAGIENPSATVERCIGVSSVAEAACLFGSGCSTLLAPKFKFKAHGFNVTVAACVEQAVKPAASMLQQAKPMKGYRYHLILCGGRHCDDGNGKSFASKLRRLAAVELAPEQRLKITRSYCVGGCRTGLRAVLYRHDQQTDPNHGVWLQHLEDMPFGQWRALFQALPSKQRWTELLEPQFIAQTACLSEAR, from the coding sequence ATGTCGCTGGCCATTCACGCCATCACCCGCAACGGTACGCAGTTAGCGGAGCAACTGATGGCTGCGCTGCCTCCGGCGCATGGCTTTGCCATGTACCCCCAAGAGGGCGGCGCTGCAAGCACAATTACTGGCTCATTCAAGGCGCACTTTGGTGCAATCTTTAATGATTTTGGCGCTCACCTGTGTATTTGCTCGGTTGGAATTATGACCCGAGTGTTGGCGGATCTCGCCACCAACAAGCGTGATGATCCAGCGGTGATCTGCATGGATGAGCAAGGCCAATTTGTGGTGCCAGTGCTCAGTGGCCATCGTGGTGGTGCCAATGCGTGGGCCATGCGTATTGCTGAGGTCGTAGGCGGCCAAGCGGTGATCACCACCGCCAGTGACGCTAGCGCTACCTTAGCGGTGGATCTGCTTGGTGCTGCCTATGGTTGGCAGCTTGATCCTTGCTGTGAAGACGACATTACCGCGGTTAGCGCGGCTGTTGTTAATAACCAGCCGGTTTACTTTGAGCAAACCAGTGGCCATCGCCAGTGGTGGCCGCATCAGAAACCATGGCCGACCCATTGGCTCAGCAGTGCAGATGGCGCTACCGCGCGGGTGGTGATAAGCCACAGCACCGATACGCCAGCATTTGCTGGGCCAACGGTGATTTGGCGCCCATCGGTGTTGGACTTAGGCATTGGTTGCGATCGCAACACGCCCCAGCACGTTATTGCCGCAGCAGTGACGGCGTTCTGTCAGCAACATCAACTGTCGCCGCTGTCTATTCGCCGCATCAACAGTATCGACCTTAAGGCCGATGAAGTTGGGCTTATTGGTTATGCCAAACAGATTGGAGTGCCATTTCGCTGTTACCACAAACAGCAATTGGCCAACGTTGCCGGGATTGAAAACCCGTCGGCTACGGTTGAGCGCTGCATAGGCGTTTCCTCAGTGGCTGAAGCTGCCTGTTTGTTCGGTAGTGGTTGCAGCACGCTATTGGCACCTAAGTTCAAGTTTAAGGCGCACGGCTTCAACGTCACCGTTGCCGCTTGTGTCGAGCAAGCTGTTAAGCCAGCGGCGTCGATGCTGCAACAAGCCAAGCCGATGAAAGGCTATCGCTACCATTTGATTTTGTGTGGTGGCCGCCATTGTGATGATGGCAACGGGAAATCATTTGCGAGCAAATTGCGGCGCTTAGCCGCGGTTGAACTTGCACCAGAGCAGCGGCTGAAGATCACCCGCAGTTACTGCGTTGGTGGCTGTCGTACTGGCTTGCGCGCGGTGCTGTATCGGCACGACCAACAAACTGATCCTAACCACGGAGTGTGGCTGCAGCATTTGGAAGATATGCCATTTGGCCAATGGCGAGCGTTGTTTCAGGCGTTGCCAAGTAAACAGCGCTGGACCGAGCTGCTTGAACCTCAGTTCATTGCTCAGACTGCCTGCCTGAGCGAGGCACGCTAA
- a CDS encoding NAD(P)-dependent oxidoreductase, giving the protein MMPITLTQPLRVLVVGGGRAASIKARTALRYNQQVTLLSPALTDDCIDLDCVHIEADLYQCDDATFVGYDLVYLALPWPQQLSLQLHLTELASRLIAKGALLCVSCQPRLGNFVNPCSRSVGDNVLALSGSGRNPRQTRKHTIQLAHELIKIQRGLCTI; this is encoded by the coding sequence ATGATGCCAATTACTTTAACCCAGCCATTACGGGTGCTGGTGGTTGGTGGCGGTCGAGCTGCCTCAATCAAGGCCAGGACTGCACTGCGTTATAACCAGCAAGTGACGCTGTTGTCCCCGGCGTTAACCGACGATTGCATCGATTTGGACTGCGTCCATATCGAAGCGGATCTGTACCAGTGCGATGACGCCACGTTCGTCGGTTATGACTTGGTTTACTTGGCGCTGCCGTGGCCACAACAGCTGTCGTTGCAGTTGCACCTAACCGAGCTGGCCAGTCGATTAATCGCCAAGGGCGCCTTGCTGTGCGTCAGTTGCCAGCCGCGCTTAGGCAATTTCGTTAACCCTTGCAGCCGCAGTGTTGGCGATAACGTACTAGCGCTTTCTGGCAGTGGCCGCAATCCACGACAAACTCGAAAACACACCATACAACTGGCCCACGAACTAATAAAAATACAACGAGGTCTTTGCACAATATGA
- a CDS encoding sirohydrochlorin cobaltochelatase, which translates to MKRQRHYQQGRALVICCFGSVVDQARFDALLEQAHKRYPDCEVRLAVSSRMVLNRLSDRELYTLPEQLAQLDRGGYRQILVASCYLYPTEEHQQLKQVVEGFKQFSLSRLAYTPALLQTVNGANSILAALAARFPMEEGVHNLFIHHGAPQLDNAGYNAIWYSQQLLEQLGERNHCCSLEGANPYPLVAAKLKQQLAAAKRVRLIPLLLVSGNHAVNDVVSIQADLQQLTEVEIAAPITSERFCLLDLTAVTETLWKQIDTEFNKLGELA; encoded by the coding sequence ATGAAACGACAACGTCATTACCAACAAGGACGAGCACTGGTTATTTGCTGCTTCGGCTCTGTGGTTGACCAAGCGCGCTTTGACGCGTTACTCGAGCAAGCACATAAACGTTACCCCGATTGCGAAGTCCGCTTAGCGGTGAGTTCGCGTATGGTTCTGAACCGTTTGAGCGACCGTGAGCTATATACTTTGCCGGAGCAATTGGCACAGCTGGATCGCGGTGGTTATCGGCAAATCTTGGTGGCCTCTTGTTACTTATACCCAACCGAAGAACATCAACAATTGAAGCAAGTGGTTGAGGGTTTCAAACAGTTCAGTTTGTCTCGTTTGGCTTATACCCCGGCGTTATTGCAAACAGTTAACGGCGCTAATTCGATCTTGGCCGCTTTAGCTGCACGCTTCCCAATGGAGGAGGGTGTTCACAATCTGTTTATCCATCACGGCGCGCCGCAGCTGGATAACGCCGGTTATAACGCCATTTGGTATAGCCAACAGTTGCTTGAGCAGCTGGGCGAGCGCAATCACTGTTGCTCACTGGAAGGGGCGAACCCATACCCGCTGGTAGCGGCCAAGCTGAAGCAACAATTAGCGGCGGCTAAGCGCGTCCGCTTGATCCCGTTGCTGTTGGTCAGTGGCAACCATGCGGTTAACGATGTGGTGTCTATTCAAGCAGATCTGCAGCAGCTTACCGAGGTCGAGATTGCTGCCCCAATCACATCAGAACGCTTCTGCTTACTGGATTTAACTGCGGTAACCGAGACCCTGTGGAAGCAAATTGACACCGAATTTAACAAGCTTGGAGAGCTAGCATGA
- the cobJ gene encoding precorrin-3B C(17)-methyltransferase: MSGHLSIVGIGPGDLRLVTPMARDAIEQADVIVGYKPYVKLIESLLTTQTIEANGMTREVERAQAAVEMAFAGKRVAVISSGDAGMYAMGSLVYQMLQEHGWHVDHPTRVNMIPGITAANACASLVGTPLGHDGCTISLSDLLTPWELIEQRIEAAAKADFAITFYNPRSRRRTNQIEIAQAILLQHRSPDTPVAIVDNAYRGDEQSVQISDLANFTNCEFAMTAAVVIGNSQSYLFADKIITPRGYDNKYCFESGAVKQGQQRGKTLNTQELSA, from the coding sequence ATGAGTGGTCATCTATCGATTGTAGGTATTGGACCGGGCGATCTTCGCTTGGTTACCCCAATGGCGCGCGACGCCATCGAACAGGCTGACGTTATTGTTGGCTATAAGCCTTACGTAAAGCTGATTGAATCGCTGTTAACCACCCAAACGATCGAAGCCAATGGCATGACCCGTGAGGTTGAACGTGCGCAAGCGGCAGTAGAAATGGCGTTTGCTGGTAAACGGGTTGCGGTTATCTCGTCAGGCGATGCTGGCATGTACGCCATGGGCTCTTTGGTTTACCAAATGCTGCAGGAGCATGGATGGCATGTCGATCATCCTACTCGCGTCAATATGATCCCTGGAATCACTGCTGCCAATGCCTGTGCTTCCTTGGTTGGCACCCCATTAGGCCATGACGGTTGCACTATCTCTTTATCAGATCTGCTGACCCCGTGGGAGTTGATTGAGCAGCGTATTGAAGCGGCCGCTAAGGCTGATTTCGCTATTACCTTCTACAACCCTCGTTCCCGTCGTCGCACTAATCAGATTGAGATTGCTCAAGCGATTTTGCTGCAACATCGCAGCCCAGATACACCGGTAGCGATTGTCGATAACGCCTACCGCGGCGATGAGCAAAGCGTTCAGATCAGTGACTTGGCGAACTTTACCAACTGCGAATTTGCGATGACGGCGGCGGTGGTGATTGGCAACAGCCAAAGCTACCTCTTTGCCGACAAGATTATTACCCCACGTGGCTACGACAATAAATACTGCTTTGAAAGTGGTGCAGTTAAACAAGGCCAACAACGTGGCAAAACATTGAACACTCAGGAGTTATCAGCATGA
- the cobM gene encoding precorrin-4 C(11)-methyltransferase — protein MTVYFIGAGPGDPDLITVKGARLVEQCPVVLYTGSLVPKEVVARAREDALVLSSEDMDLDDIIDVCKQAHERGEDVARVQTGDLSIYSSLAETTRRLDPLGIDWKVVPGVSSFQASAAALGQQLTLPEQCQTIILSRASGRTPVPEKENLKSLAAHEATLCLFLSATLIRKVARELKEVYPGSWPVAVVEKASHPEERIIRGTLDTIVEQVESAGIRATAMIIVSKVLEQTDFNDSRLYAANFSHGFRKARVAEVIDD, from the coding sequence ATGACCGTATATTTCATTGGCGCCGGGCCAGGGGACCCAGATTTGATCACCGTTAAGGGCGCTCGTTTAGTCGAGCAGTGTCCGGTGGTGTTGTACACCGGTTCGTTGGTGCCAAAAGAGGTGGTTGCTCGTGCGCGTGAAGATGCACTGGTACTGAGCTCTGAAGATATGGATTTGGATGACATCATCGATGTCTGCAAACAAGCTCATGAACGTGGTGAGGATGTAGCGCGGGTACAAACCGGTGATCTCTCTATCTACAGCTCGTTGGCCGAAACCACCCGTCGCTTAGACCCGCTGGGCATCGATTGGAAAGTGGTACCTGGAGTGAGCTCATTCCAAGCGTCCGCTGCCGCATTAGGGCAACAACTGACGTTACCAGAGCAGTGCCAAACCATTATTTTAAGCCGTGCCAGTGGGCGCACCCCAGTGCCAGAGAAAGAGAACCTTAAATCGCTGGCAGCACACGAAGCGACCCTGTGTTTGTTCCTATCTGCCACTCTTATCCGCAAGGTTGCCCGTGAACTGAAAGAGGTTTACCCAGGCAGCTGGCCGGTGGCAGTTGTGGAAAAGGCATCGCATCCAGAAGAGCGCATCATCCGCGGCACCTTGGACACCATTGTTGAGCAGGTAGAAAGCGCTGGGATCCGTGCTACTGCAATGATTATTGTTAGTAAGGTGCTGGAGCAAACCGATTTCAATGATTCGCGTTTGTACGCCGCCAACTTCTCCCATGGTTTCCGCAAAGCGCGCGTTGCTGAGGTGATTGATGACTAA
- the cobA gene encoding uroporphyrinogen-III C-methyltransferase encodes MTKPGTVFLVGAGPGDPGLLTQRAVELMQYCDVVCYDLLVGAAILSQIPADKELLPVGYRGYCGTSIEYGMHPEVVEQALAGKTVLRLKAGDPFIFGRATEECRCLTYHGIDYQVVPGISASLGAAAYAGFPLTSNGMASDVTFASGHQTSKTLSNWAALGQSSGTLVIYMGAKKLNTHAQLLMSKGKSSDTPVAVISAATGANQRMLSSTLGEVGDQIDLFDNGDPMLVIIGEVVSLSPELNWRNDLPLRGYQVLACTQEQSLLQQIKLAGAVVVESFIKHQQLLNDADWQRVLAADALHLVGADSVCTLIRSCIANKLDMRKWHWHLSGDQAATESLAKAGVIAAERLEQALVLSNGVGANEIDAASGRYQLPDYELPDAKLAILDDIKALECLLATELCPDLILSRCPELVKTAQNRGYSARVLLATDTPLAIRACLMDLAA; translated from the coding sequence ATGACTAAGCCAGGAACGGTTTTTCTGGTTGGCGCAGGCCCGGGTGATCCCGGCCTGCTAACCCAGCGGGCAGTCGAGCTGATGCAGTACTGCGATGTGGTGTGTTATGACCTGTTGGTTGGGGCGGCGATTTTGTCGCAGATCCCAGCTGATAAGGAGTTACTGCCGGTGGGATACCGAGGTTACTGCGGTACCAGTATTGAATATGGTATGCACCCAGAGGTGGTTGAGCAGGCCTTAGCCGGTAAAACGGTTTTGCGCCTCAAAGCGGGTGACCCGTTTATCTTTGGCCGTGCTACCGAAGAGTGCCGCTGTCTAACATACCACGGCATCGACTATCAGGTAGTACCAGGGATCAGCGCCTCGCTTGGTGCCGCCGCTTACGCTGGTTTTCCGCTAACCAGCAACGGCATGGCGTCGGACGTTACCTTTGCTAGCGGCCATCAAACCTCAAAGACGCTGTCGAACTGGGCGGCGTTAGGGCAAAGCTCTGGCACCTTGGTGATCTACATGGGCGCGAAGAAGCTTAATACTCATGCGCAATTGCTGATGTCGAAGGGCAAAAGCAGCGATACGCCGGTAGCGGTGATCTCCGCTGCCACTGGCGCTAACCAACGTATGCTTAGCTCGACCTTAGGTGAGGTTGGCGATCAGATCGATCTGTTTGATAACGGCGATCCGATGTTGGTCATTATTGGCGAGGTGGTGTCTTTATCGCCGGAGCTAAATTGGCGCAACGACTTGCCGCTGCGTGGCTATCAAGTATTGGCTTGCACGCAGGAGCAGAGTCTACTGCAACAGATTAAACTCGCTGGCGCGGTGGTGGTTGAGTCGTTTATCAAGCACCAGCAATTACTGAACGATGCGGATTGGCAACGGGTGTTGGCTGCGGACGCACTTCATCTTGTTGGTGCCGATTCGGTTTGTACCTTAATTCGTAGCTGCATCGCCAACAAACTGGATATGCGTAAGTGGCATTGGCATCTTAGTGGTGATCAAGCAGCGACCGAGTCTTTGGCAAAAGCCGGTGTGATTGCTGCGGAGCGTCTAGAGCAGGCGTTAGTGCTGTCTAACGGCGTCGGTGCGAATGAGATTGATGCGGCCTCTGGTCGTTACCAGTTGCCGGACTACGAGCTCCCTGATGCCAAGCTGGCTATTTTGGACGACATCAAAGCACTTGAATGTTTGCTGGCCACCGAACTGTGCCCGGATCTGATCCTAAGCCGCTGTCCTGAGTTGGTGAAGACTGCCCAGAATCGAGGTTATAGCGCCCGAGTGTTGTTGGCGACCGATACGCCGTTAGCTATTCGTGCTTGTCTAATGGATTTGGCGGCGTAG
- a CDS encoding ABC transporter permease produces MFRTIVKKVPELILVMLAATLLTFFLTWVSPGDPAEIYFESRGIAPTADALLAMQSKMGLDQPFAVQYWNWLSGIVQLDAGVSLRTGEPVAQMVKQRFAMTFKLSLLAITLMLVLSFLLAIVASLNEGGPADYAIRLFSFAGVSMPDFWLGLMLILNFVVYLQWFPLTDPYALKSVVLPALTLAIPLTGRYTRQIQSMISEEMTKSYVVGARARGCTEWAIILQHVLPAILGGLTTLFGLSCALLLGGTVVVESIFSWPGLGSMAIESITHRDYPVLQAYVVIMVFIYVSINFIADIVAEILDPRLSLSGGKR; encoded by the coding sequence ATGTTTAGGACCATCGTTAAGAAAGTCCCAGAACTTATTTTGGTTATGTTAGCGGCAACGCTGCTAACATTTTTTTTGACTTGGGTTAGCCCCGGGGATCCGGCAGAAATATATTTTGAATCTCGTGGCATTGCGCCAACAGCCGATGCGCTGCTGGCTATGCAATCGAAAATGGGATTAGACCAACCATTTGCGGTGCAATACTGGAACTGGCTAAGCGGTATTGTACAACTTGACGCTGGCGTTTCGTTGCGTACTGGTGAGCCGGTAGCGCAGATGGTTAAACAGCGCTTTGCGATGACCTTCAAGTTGTCGTTGTTGGCGATTACGCTAATGCTAGTGCTGTCGTTTTTGTTGGCCATTGTAGCCAGCTTGAATGAAGGAGGGCCGGCGGATTATGCCATTCGGCTATTCTCTTTTGCTGGGGTATCCATGCCTGACTTTTGGCTTGGATTGATGTTAATCCTCAATTTTGTCGTTTATCTGCAGTGGTTTCCACTTACCGACCCGTATGCGCTCAAGAGTGTGGTGTTACCGGCGCTGACACTGGCTATCCCGCTAACCGGGCGTTATACCCGCCAGATCCAGTCGATGATCAGCGAAGAGATGACTAAGAGCTATGTGGTTGGGGCGCGGGCAAGGGGCTGTACTGAGTGGGCGATTATCTTGCAGCACGTATTGCCTGCTATTTTAGGTGGCCTAACTACGTTATTTGGCCTCTCTTGTGCGTTACTGCTAGGGGGCACGGTTGTGGTTGAATCGATATTCTCTTGGCCCGGCCTTGGGAGCATGGCGATTGAATCGATTACCCATCGCGATTATCCCGTGCTGCAAGCGTATGTGGTCATCATGGTGTTCATCTACGTTAGCATCAATTTTATCGCTGATATTGTGGCCGAGATACTGGACCCGCGTTTGTCACTAAGTGGTGGTAAACGATGA
- a CDS encoding ABC transporter permease, translating into MKRALLSKKRQFQLAIGLCVSLIIFALLGPFLAPHDPLETDFLHILAPPSALYPLGTDQVGRCILSRLLYGAQISLGMTFAMLSVIFVLGIAIGVVAGIRGGWLDTIIMRIADTILAFPDLVFAIAVVGLLGPGMVNTMCALAIIWWTKFARLSRVLVRTTVQSDAVIAGRMAGASGFTLVRHYILPSIMPPMLTQLSLDIGNMMLALAGLSFLGLGVQPPTPEWGNMLSEGREYLQSAPWLVIYPGIATFVVVIVFNILGDATRKYLNPERL; encoded by the coding sequence ATGAAACGGGCACTATTGAGTAAGAAACGTCAGTTTCAACTAGCCATTGGCTTATGTGTGTCGCTCATTATCTTCGCTTTACTAGGGCCGTTTTTAGCGCCACACGACCCGTTAGAGACCGACTTTCTGCACATTCTGGCGCCGCCGAGCGCGCTGTACCCGTTGGGCACTGATCAAGTCGGCCGCTGCATCCTGTCTCGATTGCTCTATGGGGCGCAGATCTCGTTAGGAATGACCTTTGCCATGCTCAGTGTCATTTTTGTATTGGGCATTGCTATTGGGGTTGTTGCTGGCATCCGTGGCGGTTGGCTCGACACCATTATTATGCGCATTGCCGATACCATTTTGGCCTTTCCGGATCTGGTGTTTGCTATTGCGGTTGTTGGTTTGTTGGGCCCCGGCATGGTTAACACCATGTGTGCACTGGCTATCATCTGGTGGACTAAATTTGCCCGCTTGAGCCGAGTATTGGTACGAACCACTGTACAAAGCGATGCAGTTATTGCGGGACGGATGGCTGGTGCCAGCGGCTTTACCTTGGTTCGGCACTACATTTTACCGTCGATCATGCCGCCGATGCTGACTCAGCTTAGTTTAGACATTGGCAACATGATGTTGGCATTGGCTGGGCTGTCCTTTCTTGGTTTGGGGGTACAACCACCGACACCGGAGTGGGGCAACATGCTGAGCGAAGGCCGGGAATATCTGCAGAGTGCCCCATGGCTGGTGATCTACCCAGGCATTGCCACCTTTGTGGTGGTTATCGTGTTTAACATCTTGGGTGATGCCACCCGAAAATATTTGAATCCAGAGCGGCTGTAA